From one Acidobacteriota bacterium genomic stretch:
- a CDS encoding TonB-dependent receptor: protein MLFPIYTVLFLVCALFGVSSAFAQDTSSVTGTVADASGAVVPKANITLQNQGTRAELHAVSNDGGNYTIANVPPGVYNVRVEAQGFQTTTLNEVHVDPNIGRRVDVTMKVGDTATSITVEASANTVQTESGAVGQLIAQEQVKNIQLNGRNPIYLAQMEPGVVRSQSMAAFSFGLDNGINVNGARSQESVITFDGAPMVRTRSNGTSVGVADVDSTSQIQVLTTSYAAEYGRTSGGQIRMVPKSGSTSFHGSAFEYFRNNALNANTWKNNFSKVARGPFRYNQFGWNLNGPVFFPGFNKNHDKLFFLVGQEWVKYNHTDVAFQKSPTALMRTGNFSELLGSNIFYGSPVQLVNPTTGTPYAGNIIPSSQLSPNGIGLLKAYPLPNTSAPSYNWTDSALYTERQRKDSVVVDFVPTDKHHFRFSLLNYNYDDYEPHFGNFNTNPRIFHRPNQIGVVHWTYTISPTWVNDAFASGAADHVTIGIDTSSGLFDRTKYGINYPYLFGSADKVVPNKIPTIQIANFGTLDGGPYPSRSGGIVYDFGDNVTKVWGNHTLKFGGQWEYAGENNYDQISVDNTRPGTTNNQNGLFNFVDKQSVTSGAAIANAALGNFNTYGEIGTRSYTLFRGNMWSMYGQDQWRVNSKLVLEYGIRYDIMQSYHALWGNQAFFNPANYNPSLAPTVSPTTGFLSGGDAYNGVVIPGSGFPDAAKGHVPAAILANGYARLFRGYPNYYSPTVYSNIQPRFGFAYQIEPGTVIRAGAGRYMQRLGISDTVHVGGNAPFQPASSVTNGSVDAPGGNGVNQLPLAFTSHALKYPSPESWGWNVTVEHEFTNVAVFTLSYVGRRGYHLEQLANINQLQPGTIQANPTVSKPDALRPYKGFSTIIEAENTGGSFYHSMQANLKRRLTKGLLFGAAYTWSKSLDYGSSNGTNIVDAFNNSRMFGPSDFDTRHVLVLNYVYNIGLANNMSNYFGRTLLGNWQFSGTIQAQSGRPQTVSQGNDYAGVGPGSGNQFSVLSTNPRIPHQFAGGTGVGQWFEASTCKNFGNNPSATDRTSGIWCSPVPGTFAPRGMRGMIYGPGFNSFSAALQKEFHIIPSHENHMLVFKAEGFNYLNHPNLDNPDMGPTSKTFGQVTTKGGTYSSERQLQFSLRYAF from the coding sequence CTGCTGTTTCCCATCTACACGGTTCTATTTCTTGTGTGCGCGCTCTTCGGAGTCTCGAGCGCGTTCGCGCAGGATACATCGTCCGTAACCGGAACCGTCGCCGACGCATCCGGCGCCGTTGTGCCGAAGGCGAACATCACCCTGCAAAACCAAGGTACTCGCGCTGAGCTCCACGCTGTCTCTAACGACGGTGGCAACTACACCATCGCAAACGTCCCCCCGGGCGTCTACAACGTGCGGGTGGAGGCCCAGGGCTTCCAGACGACCACGCTGAACGAAGTGCACGTCGACCCGAACATCGGGCGCCGTGTCGATGTCACGATGAAGGTGGGCGATACCGCCACATCGATCACCGTCGAAGCATCAGCAAACACCGTGCAGACCGAGAGCGGCGCCGTAGGCCAGTTGATCGCGCAGGAGCAGGTTAAGAACATCCAGCTCAACGGCCGTAACCCGATCTACCTCGCGCAGATGGAGCCTGGCGTGGTTCGCAGCCAATCGATGGCAGCGTTCTCCTTCGGCCTCGACAACGGCATCAACGTCAACGGAGCGCGTTCGCAGGAGAGTGTCATCACCTTCGACGGCGCACCGATGGTGCGTACACGTTCCAACGGCACCAGCGTCGGCGTGGCCGATGTGGACTCGACCTCGCAGATCCAGGTGCTTACGACCAGCTATGCGGCGGAGTATGGCCGCACCTCCGGCGGCCAGATCCGCATGGTTCCCAAGAGCGGATCGACGTCGTTCCATGGAAGCGCGTTTGAGTACTTCCGCAACAACGCCCTGAATGCCAATACGTGGAAGAACAACTTCTCCAAGGTTGCGCGTGGTCCGTTCCGCTACAACCAGTTCGGATGGAACCTCAATGGCCCGGTCTTCTTCCCCGGATTCAACAAGAACCATGACAAGCTCTTTTTCCTCGTCGGCCAGGAGTGGGTGAAGTACAACCACACCGACGTGGCATTTCAGAAGTCCCCGACAGCACTCATGCGGACCGGTAACTTTAGCGAGTTGCTGGGCTCGAACATCTTCTACGGCTCGCCTGTACAGCTTGTGAACCCTACCACCGGAACGCCGTATGCCGGCAACATTATTCCTTCGTCGCAGCTGAGCCCCAATGGCATCGGCTTGCTGAAGGCATACCCGCTCCCGAACACCAGTGCTCCGAGTTACAACTGGACCGACTCTGCGCTTTACACCGAGCGCCAGCGCAAGGACTCTGTCGTTGTCGACTTTGTTCCGACTGACAAACACCACTTCCGGTTCAGCCTGCTGAACTACAACTACGATGACTACGAGCCGCACTTCGGCAACTTCAATACCAACCCCCGTATCTTCCATCGCCCGAACCAGATTGGCGTCGTGCACTGGACCTATACGATCAGCCCCACCTGGGTTAACGATGCGTTCGCCTCCGGAGCGGCCGACCACGTCACCATCGGAATCGATACTTCTTCGGGCCTGTTCGACCGTACCAAGTACGGCATCAACTATCCGTATCTCTTCGGCTCGGCTGACAAGGTTGTGCCCAACAAGATCCCGACCATCCAGATCGCCAACTTCGGCACGCTGGACGGCGGCCCGTATCCGTCGCGCTCGGGCGGTATCGTCTATGACTTTGGCGACAACGTCACTAAGGTCTGGGGCAATCACACTCTGAAGTTCGGCGGCCAGTGGGAATATGCCGGCGAAAACAACTACGACCAGATCTCGGTCGACAACACACGGCCTGGAACCACCAACAACCAGAACGGGTTGTTCAACTTCGTCGACAAGCAGTCCGTCACATCTGGTGCTGCAATTGCCAATGCGGCTCTCGGTAATTTCAATACCTATGGCGAGATCGGGACCCGCTCCTACACGCTTTTCCGCGGCAACATGTGGAGCATGTACGGCCAGGACCAGTGGCGCGTGAACTCGAAGCTGGTGCTGGAGTATGGCATTCGTTACGACATCATGCAGTCGTACCATGCGCTGTGGGGCAACCAGGCGTTCTTCAATCCAGCAAACTACAATCCGTCTCTTGCTCCCACCGTAAGCCCGACAACTGGCTTCCTCAGTGGAGGCGATGCGTATAACGGCGTTGTTATTCCGGGCAGCGGCTTCCCTGATGCGGCCAAGGGGCATGTGCCGGCTGCGATTCTCGCCAACGGGTATGCGCGACTCTTCCGCGGATACCCCAACTACTACTCGCCAACCGTCTACAGCAACATCCAGCCGCGCTTCGGCTTCGCCTATCAGATTGAGCCGGGCACGGTCATTCGCGCAGGCGCTGGCCGTTATATGCAGCGTCTAGGTATTAGCGACACGGTTCACGTCGGCGGCAACGCTCCGTTCCAGCCGGCTTCTTCGGTGACAAACGGTAGTGTGGACGCACCCGGTGGCAATGGCGTCAACCAGCTTCCGCTGGCCTTCACATCGCATGCCTTGAAGTACCCCAGCCCCGAATCATGGGGATGGAATGTGACCGTGGAGCATGAGTTCACTAATGTTGCGGTCTTCACGCTGAGCTATGTCGGACGCCGCGGCTATCACCTGGAGCAGTTGGCCAACATTAACCAACTCCAACCGGGAACCATCCAAGCTAATCCAACCGTCTCCAAGCCCGATGCCCTTCGCCCTTATAAGGGCTTCTCGACCATCATTGAGGCCGAGAACACGGGTGGTTCTTTCTATCACTCGATGCAGGCCAACCTGAAGCGCCGTCTCACCAAGGGACTGCTCTTCGGCGCGGCATATACCTGGTCGAAGAGCCTTGACTACGGCTCGTCGAACGGCACCAACATCGTCGATGCCTTCAACAACTCCCGCATGTTCGGCCCCAGCGACTTCGATACGCGTCATGTGCTGGTGCTCAACTATGTGTACAACATCGGTCTGGCGAACAATATGAGCAACTATTTTGGCCGCACGCTGCTTGGCAACTGGCAGTTCTCCGGAACGATCCAGGCGCAGTCGGGACGTCCGCAGACCGTTTCACAGGGTAACGACTATGCCGGTGTCGGCCCCGGCTCCGGGAATCAGTTCTCGGTTCTATCCACAAATCCCCGGATTCCCCATCAGTTTGCTGGTGGTACAGGAGTCGGCCAGTGGTTTGAAGCCAGCACCTGCAAGAACTTCGGAAATAACCCCAGCGCCACTGATCGGACCTCTGGTATCTGGTGCTCACCCGTGCCTGGTACCTTTGCTCCGCGCGGCATGCGTGGCATGATCTACGGCCCGGGGTTCAACAGCTTCTCGGCTGCATTGCAGAAGGAGTTCCACATCATCCCAAGCCACGAGAACCACATGCTGGTCTTCAAGGCGGAAGGATTCAACTACCTGAACCATCCGAACCTGGACAACCCTGACATGGGCCCGACCAGCAAGACCTTTGGCCAAGTTACAACCAAGGGCGGTACCTATTCTTCGGAGCGTCAGCTCCAGTTCAGCCTCCGTTACGCCTTCTAA
- a CDS encoding carboxypeptidase regulatory-like domain-containing protein, with protein MAPFAYGQASSSSDAAGKVTDSTGAVVAGATITLTSNATGAERTATSNSNGDWSIPNIPPASYKVSVEKQGFKTSQIPSLDVQIGKTANGSVVLSVGERTETIEVSTLPPQLQTQEATVGQVIDQKQINDLPLNGRNVLQLAALAPGVSPPQSGQTGTPAQTGTQTSSRQLYIAVDGGRASSTNYVLDGTYVRSMRFNNMSILPNTDAIQEFNLLRSTFSTEYGQGQAVVSMVTKSGTNSIHGTAYEYARNALFDARNYFTTYASTPVKPDFYRHQYGGTVGFPIIKDKLFMFGGYEGMKSARANPAFAIFPTQTELGGDATGADPNIASNASIVSQNCTPSASKICIGVKNPIGWNPAMLNSNKASAVLAATYPKLTSDSAVPGYNGNNYALQNATFTENYNSYTLRSDWILSQKNSLFARYIDFNSAQITPQVTGSSLSNPLVGRNAVLGNTYLFSSNIVNEVRIGWNQFYNIGLAVLQDPNTQWAAAAGLTNVTALTSKQQNGRAGFTIAGYNNVGDGAGDQGGKENVISIGDSLSIVHGKHTWKTGFQYQNRRLWQIADNNSRGNATFDNCSASNCPGVIGTPTDQKTYVDPVTGFRVYYNKFQNYARGMCTSACNGNAGTTLGHYRDNTYGAFFNDIWQFGHGLTVTLGMRWEYNSPFVEQNGLEGTLDPTTGLVTFSKIPANIPLSYKPYYDLSRTYRPGIIEPNKKGFMPRVGLAYEARPGTVVRAGFGIYLDNINTNELQFTRYAAPLYFQQAFNNTPVNQLWPDPTQAIGVAQVPSPFSILPKNNRPYTEEWTASVQQDLGHNMILEIAYTGSETHKSWKRYDQNQCTQYPFVAPSYAATGCTVPAGQLNPNRPYQAFSQGVLTSSTRGDANFHGGSVKLEKRASHGFYYLASYQWSKNIDNFSGEAAANDSSFATSMSFDRSYSNFDNRNKGVISGGYELPFGKGKRWMQSGAANVLAGGWSVQPAIQLRGGYPFNVSRSGCNFAANIGCRAFLVSGKKVADAYLSNPSPLHWFDDSVFTNNYTGSVSRNSADNPSVQGWVTRNVLRGPGTTNVDFSAIKNVQVYERVRAQFRAEAYNIFNHPIFSNPQGNINNSQVGRVTGTSMDNRSIQLAVKVLF; from the coding sequence ATGGCGCCCTTCGCTTACGGCCAGGCCAGCTCCAGCTCCGACGCAGCGGGCAAAGTCACCGACTCCACCGGAGCCGTCGTTGCAGGCGCGACGATCACCCTGACCAGCAACGCTACCGGCGCAGAGCGTACCGCGACGTCGAACAGCAACGGAGACTGGTCCATCCCGAACATTCCTCCGGCGAGCTACAAGGTGAGCGTTGAGAAGCAGGGTTTCAAGACCAGCCAGATTCCCTCGCTCGATGTTCAAATCGGCAAGACGGCCAACGGCTCCGTCGTGCTGAGCGTTGGTGAAAGGACCGAGACCATCGAGGTGAGCACGCTGCCTCCGCAGTTGCAGACGCAGGAGGCGACCGTCGGCCAGGTCATCGACCAGAAGCAGATCAACGATCTGCCGCTGAATGGCCGCAACGTCCTCCAGCTCGCAGCTCTCGCCCCGGGCGTTTCGCCGCCGCAGAGCGGCCAGACGGGCACTCCCGCGCAGACGGGCACCCAGACAAGCAGCCGCCAGCTTTACATCGCGGTCGACGGTGGACGTGCCTCATCGACGAACTATGTGCTGGACGGCACCTATGTTCGTTCGATGCGTTTCAACAACATGTCGATCCTGCCGAACACGGACGCGATCCAGGAGTTCAACCTGCTGCGCTCGACCTTCTCGACGGAGTATGGCCAGGGCCAGGCGGTCGTATCGATGGTGACGAAGTCGGGCACGAACAGCATTCACGGCACCGCATATGAGTACGCCCGCAATGCGCTTTTTGATGCCCGCAACTACTTCACCACCTATGCCAGCACTCCTGTGAAGCCGGACTTCTACCGTCACCAGTATGGCGGCACGGTCGGCTTCCCGATCATCAAGGACAAGCTGTTTATGTTTGGCGGCTACGAAGGGATGAAGTCGGCCCGCGCCAACCCGGCGTTTGCCATATTCCCGACGCAGACAGAGCTTGGCGGCGACGCCACCGGAGCGGATCCAAATATAGCGAGCAACGCCTCGATCGTGAGCCAAAACTGCACACCGAGCGCGAGCAAAATCTGCATAGGCGTTAAGAATCCTATTGGCTGGAACCCTGCCATGTTGAATTCCAATAAGGCCTCGGCCGTACTCGCCGCAACGTATCCCAAGCTGACGAGCGATTCGGCGGTACCGGGCTACAACGGAAACAACTACGCGCTTCAGAACGCAACGTTCACCGAGAACTACAACAGCTACACGCTGCGCAGTGACTGGATTCTTTCGCAGAAGAACTCGCTCTTCGCCCGGTATATTGATTTCAATTCCGCACAGATCACGCCCCAGGTGACCGGCAGCAGCCTCTCGAATCCGCTGGTGGGCCGTAATGCTGTACTCGGCAACACGTACCTCTTCTCGTCCAACATCGTGAATGAGGTGCGTATCGGCTGGAACCAGTTCTACAACATCGGACTCGCCGTACTGCAAGACCCCAACACGCAGTGGGCCGCTGCGGCAGGATTGACCAACGTCACCGCACTCACATCGAAGCAGCAGAACGGCCGCGCCGGCTTCACGATCGCGGGTTATAACAACGTGGGTGACGGCGCGGGTGACCAGGGTGGTAAGGAGAACGTCATCAGCATCGGCGATTCGCTCTCCATTGTGCACGGCAAGCATACCTGGAAGACCGGCTTCCAGTACCAGAACCGCCGTCTATGGCAGATTGCCGATAACAACTCCCGCGGCAACGCCACGTTCGACAACTGCTCCGCGAGCAACTGCCCTGGTGTCATTGGAACCCCAACAGACCAGAAAACATATGTTGATCCGGTCACGGGCTTTCGTGTCTATTACAACAAGTTCCAGAATTATGCGCGCGGCATGTGTACTTCAGCCTGTAACGGCAACGCCGGAACGACGCTGGGCCATTATCGCGACAACACGTATGGCGCATTCTTCAACGATATATGGCAGTTCGGCCATGGCCTGACCGTCACTCTCGGCATGCGATGGGAGTACAACAGCCCGTTTGTCGAACAGAATGGCCTGGAAGGCACTCTCGATCCAACGACGGGGCTGGTCACTTTCAGCAAGATCCCGGCGAACATTCCACTCTCGTACAAGCCGTACTACGACCTGAGCAGGACCTATCGTCCCGGCATCATCGAGCCGAACAAGAAGGGCTTTATGCCGCGCGTTGGGCTGGCGTATGAGGCCCGTCCGGGAACCGTGGTCCGCGCGGGCTTTGGCATCTACCTCGACAATATCAATACCAACGAGCTTCAGTTCACTCGTTACGCCGCTCCGCTGTACTTCCAGCAGGCGTTCAACAACACCCCAGTCAACCAGCTCTGGCCCGATCCAACCCAGGCTATCGGCGTAGCACAGGTGCCTTCACCGTTCTCGATTCTTCCGAAGAACAACCGTCCTTACACGGAAGAGTGGACCGCGAGCGTGCAGCAGGACCTGGGGCACAACATGATCCTGGAGATCGCCTACACGGGCAGTGAGACACACAAGTCGTGGAAGCGCTACGACCAGAACCAGTGCACCCAGTATCCGTTTGTGGCGCCGTCGTATGCCGCGACAGGGTGCACGGTTCCCGCTGGGCAACTCAATCCCAACCGGCCCTATCAGGCGTTCAGCCAGGGTGTTCTGACCAGCAGTACCAGAGGCGATGCAAACTTCCACGGCGGCTCGGTCAAGCTCGAGAAGCGTGCGAGCCATGGCTTTTACTACCTGGCCAGCTATCAGTGGTCGAAGAACATCGACAACTTCTCGGGCGAGGCCGCGGCCAACGACTCTTCGTTCGCGACCTCGATGTCGTTCGACCGCTCGTACTCGAACTTTGACAACCGCAACAAGGGGGTTATCTCGGGTGGATATGAGCTGCCGTTCGGCAAGGGCAAGCGGTGGATGCAGTCCGGCGCGGCCAACGTGCTTGCCGGCGGCTGGTCGGTCCAGCCTGCGATACAGCTTCGCGGCGGCTACCCGTTCAACGTCTCGCGCAGCGGGTGCAATTTTGCGGCGAACATCGGCTGCCGCGCCTTCCTGGTCTCCGGCAAGAAGGTGGCGGATGCTTATCTGAGCAACCCGTCGCCCCTGCACTGGTTTGACGATTCGGTGTTCACGAACAATTACACCGGTTCCGTCAGCCGCAACTCGGCCGACAATCCTTCGGTTCAGGGCTGGGTCACCCGCAACGTGCTTCGCGGACCCGGCACGACCAACGTGGACTTCTCGGCGATCAAAAACGTCCAGGTCTATGAGCGGGTGCGTGCGCAGTTCCGCGCGGAGGCCTACAACATCTTCAACCACCCCATCTTCTCGAACCCGCAGGGGAACATCAACAACTCCCAGGTGGGCAGGGTTACGGGGACGTCGATGGACAACCGCAGCATTCAGCTCGCAGTGAAGGTGCTGTTCTAA
- a CDS encoding glycosyl hydrolase family 39: MRGSKLHDGTYAALKLLGADYVRYVPWLPYPKQSVAELEPPAKDKTSWEFKYIDPTLEDFMKATEGHSVVMNFSTMPAWLWKTDKPVTYPVDPNQVYWGYTQGTEIKDPTMKEAADYYARLLSWYEKGGFTDENGRYHQSGHHYKFAYWEVLNEIDFEHHWTPENYTKFYDAVTAAMRKVDPDIKFMAIASASPRTHGAMYEYFLNPRNHAPGTPLDFITYHFYASPPESEPFPAMQYTFFDQADGFLATARYIEQIKHRLSPNTKTDLNELGVILPEDGKSNSIPGYKATPEPKEYWNLAGAMYAYIYVDAAKMGIDVVGESQLVGYPTQYPSVSMLNYNTGQPNARFWVLKLLKDNFGPGDKLVETSERNHEVAVQGFVTAQGKKLLAINKRGTAQEITLPSDMNAGAVSYVAPSTGDNPIATGQMQGNLLRLEPYEVAVVSMR; the protein is encoded by the coding sequence ATCCGCGGCTCAAAGCTGCACGACGGCACATATGCCGCACTGAAGCTGCTGGGCGCGGACTATGTCCGCTACGTTCCGTGGCTGCCGTATCCAAAGCAGTCCGTCGCCGAGCTTGAGCCGCCGGCGAAAGACAAGACGTCGTGGGAGTTCAAGTACATCGACCCCACGCTCGAGGACTTCATGAAGGCGACCGAAGGCCACTCGGTGGTGATGAACTTCAGCACCATGCCCGCATGGTTGTGGAAGACGGACAAGCCGGTGACATATCCCGTCGATCCCAACCAGGTCTATTGGGGTTACACGCAGGGCACCGAGATCAAGGACCCAACGATGAAGGAGGCTGCCGACTACTACGCGCGGCTCCTGAGCTGGTATGAGAAGGGCGGCTTCACCGATGAGAACGGCAGGTATCACCAGTCCGGCCATCACTATAAGTTCGCCTACTGGGAGGTGCTCAACGAGATCGACTTCGAGCACCACTGGACGCCGGAGAACTACACGAAGTTCTATGACGCTGTGACTGCGGCGATGCGCAAGGTCGATCCGGACATCAAGTTCATGGCGATCGCTTCCGCTTCTCCGCGCACGCATGGGGCGATGTACGAGTACTTCCTGAATCCTCGGAACCATGCGCCGGGCACGCCGCTGGACTTCATCACATATCACTTCTATGCGTCGCCTCCGGAGTCCGAGCCGTTCCCGGCGATGCAGTACACCTTCTTCGACCAGGCCGACGGCTTTCTCGCGACGGCGCGCTACATCGAGCAGATCAAGCACCGCCTCTCTCCCAACACGAAGACCGATCTCAACGAGCTTGGCGTCATTCTTCCTGAGGACGGCAAGAGCAACAGCATCCCCGGCTACAAGGCAACGCCCGAGCCGAAGGAGTACTGGAACCTGGCCGGCGCGATGTATGCCTACATTTATGTCGATGCCGCAAAAATGGGCATCGATGTCGTCGGCGAATCGCAACTGGTGGGCTATCCCACGCAGTATCCGAGCGTGAGCATGTTGAACTACAACACGGGCCAGCCTAACGCTCGCTTCTGGGTGCTCAAGCTGCTGAAAGACAACTTTGGCCCCGGCGACAAGCTGGTGGAGACGAGCGAGCGCAACCACGAGGTCGCGGTGCAGGGGTTTGTCACGGCGCAGGGGAAAAAGCTGCTGGCGATCAACAAGCGCGGCACCGCGCAGGAGATTACTTTGCCTTCGGACATGAACGCGGGCGCGGTCAGCTACGTAGCGCCGTCTACCGGCGATAACCCTATCGCGACCGGCCAGATGCAGGGAAACTTGCTGCGGCTGGAGCCATACGAGGTTGCCGTGGTGTCGATGCGGTAA